In one Cottoperca gobio chromosome 12, fCotGob3.1, whole genome shotgun sequence genomic region, the following are encoded:
- the cenpa gene encoding histone H3-like centromeric protein A encodes MRHDKSASRRKGTTPQHRPPLQTPGTPGSTSRSPRLSGVSVQPPVPPKKKRFRPGTRALMEIRKYQKSTDLLLRKGPFSRLVREVCQSFSTEAFRWQVYALMALQEAAEAFLVMLFSDANLCAIHAKRVTIFPRDIQLARRIRGVDNL; translated from the exons ATGCGTCATGATAAATCTGCCAGCCGCCGGAAGGGCACAACCCCTCAACATCGCCCCCCGCTGCAGACCCCAGGGACCCCTGGTTCAACATCCCGGTCCCCAAGACTTAGTGGAGTGTCAG tccagCCTCCCGTGCCTCCCAAGAAGAAAAGGTTTCGACCAGGAACCAGGGCTTTAATGGAGATCCGCAAGTACCAGAAGAGCACAGATCTTCTGCTCAGGAAGGGACCCTTCTCTCGCCTG GTTCGTGAGGTGTGCCAGAGTTTTTCCACTGAAGCTTTCCGGTGGCAGGTCTATGCTCTCATGGCCCTGCAGGAG GCTGCGGAGGCGTTTCTCGTCATGTTGTTCTCAGATGCCAACCTGTGTGCCATCCACGCCAAGCGGGTGACGATATTCCCCCGTGACATTCAGCTGGCCAGGAGGATCCGCGGGGTGGACAATCTGTAA